Within the Ensifer canadensis genome, the region TCAACTCCTGTTTCAAAAATACGGTACCCGGCCTCCGAACAGGTACGCTGCGACAACGCTAAAGTAGTACAACTGTTCCGTCAGCGCTCATGACGTTTTGTCACGATAGCCTCGCCCAAGCGTGAAAATCATGACGCAAGTTTAACTTGACCTGCGGGCTTTCTGACCAACGTGCCACGCGCAAAACGCGAAACGCCCCGGGAAAGCCCCAGGGCGCATCGCCAATCCGCGGCTCGAAGGTGGTCAGGCGGCCTGCGCCAGCTCGTCGGCAATCACCGTGTCGAGGTTGAGGAAGCAGACCATGGTCTTTTCCAGCGCGACAATGCCGCGGCAGAAGGCACGTTGCGCTTCCGGAATGATCTCCGGCGCCGGCTGCAGATCTTCGCTCTTGATGGTCATCATGTCGGATACCTGCTCGACGAGCAGGCCGACCAGCTTGCCGGCAATGTCGGTGACGATGATCGCCGAACGTTCCGACGGTTCGGTCATCTTCATGCCGAGACGGCAGGCCATGTCGATGACCGGGATCACCGCGCCGCGCAGGTTGATGAGGCCGAGCACGTAGGGCGGCGTGTGCGGCATCGGCGTCACCGGCGCCCAGCCGCGGATTTCGCGGATCGCCATGATGTCGATGCAGAATTCCTGGTCGCCCAGATGAAACGAAACGATTTCGAGATAGGCACCGGACTGCTTGATTGCGTTGGACATGATCAGAATTCTTCCCAATTCTCACCGGAGGCCGACGTCGATGGCACGGAGCCCGGTTGGTTGCCGAATGCGCCCGCTAGCTTGCCCATCAGGGCCTTGGCGGGGGATGGAGCTGGACGCGAGGTCGATTTTGCCGAGGCAAGGTTGTGCAAAGGCACCGCCTTGTGCGTGCCCCTGGGTACGAGCCTTGCAGCTGCAGGCGTCGTTGCGGCTGCGATCTGCGTTGAAGCCCGCGTCTGGACAGGCGCTGCCGGCTTCACGGTCGTAACTGGCTTCACGCTCGCGGTCGTCTGCGACGGTGCGTTGGAGCGCATCAATGCTTGGACGGTCCGGCCCTCGTGGAACTGGCCGACGAGTTGCGTCAGCTTTTCCG harbors:
- a CDS encoding chemotaxis protein CheW is translated as MSNAIKQSGAYLEIVSFHLGDQEFCIDIMAIREIRGWAPVTPMPHTPPYVLGLINLRGAVIPVIDMACRLGMKMTEPSERSAIIVTDIAGKLVGLLVEQVSDMMTIKSEDLQPAPEIIPEAQRAFCRGIVALEKTMVCFLNLDTVIADELAQAA